tattttatatatattagtataAATCATCTTCATGCATCtatttataatgtaaattaCATTAGAggaatactttttttatgaaattaataacatacaataaaagtaataattaCATGTTTCGAAATTGTTACATAtgataacatatattataaaactcATATCAAATTCGcttgtgtatatatttataatataattatacatttagtaatttttaattgcttattatatataaaaagtatatttgcttttaacctttttaaataaaactaaaTTGTGAATATAGTACATGTGGAAATATTGATGATGATAGTTATTGTATAATTGATTCTCATTTCACATGGCACATCATTCAGGGCTGTATGAAAGGTTATATCTGTGTCTTCCTAAATAAGTTTGAtcattattgtaaatatatccTCCTATTGCACCTATCATGCTAGAGTTCATTGTTTGATCCATTACTTTGTTCTTTCCTAAATTTCTTCGAAAAAATGATCCTACTGGAGTAAACtaaggaagaaataatatataaatcatataataattttttttttttttataagtaataaaattaaaagcaatgtacaatatttatattttttataatgatatCTAATTACTTTATACAAAAGTAACATTGTGGATGCAGCTCCTATAGGAAAAGAAACATTCGTAATAATTTTAGACATATATTTGTCTGTAGGTACGGAAATGCTTTCTTTAATTTCTGGCATAACTGTGTCTGTAGTTGCGGAAATGCTTGCTCCATCTTCTGGCATATCTTCATGTGGAGGAATAGCAGGAGGATCGCCTAATACGGAGAATTCCGTAGATGATGATGAATGTTTACGTTGGACTTCTCTATGTACATTTCTAAGATCACATTGCAATGGTGATAACgtgttttcaaaaaaatcaGATATAAAACTCGTAAGTTGAATACAATACTGTGGCTGAATATCTTTATTACAATCTTCCCTCACGGAATTATATGCTTCAACAGCATTATTAAGATACTTATTATAGTCTGCATCACACATGTTATTATTAGTTTCAAGATGTTCTTTTATAGTTTCATAATCATTAGAATAATCATAAGCTATTTTAAtcttcttaaaattttcattagtTTCATGTTTAGAATTGCACTTGCATTTGTCTTCTTTCGCATATCTACTTAATTCTGTATAAAGTGTATTAATAGTTTCTGTGAAATCGTTTTCATTACTcactaaattatatattttatctccTATCCagtagtaaaaataatcacaTAAAGTATTACAAAATTGCCCTACTTTTTGAATATTGAAAGAACATATACCATTAACAAGCTCTTCAGAAATTTTATCATCATTAACAtaacgttttatttttttttttatttcatcataAGGAAAACCATTACTACAGTACAATTCGTTTGCTTCAATAAATC
This window of the Plasmodium vivax scf_6695 genomic scaffold, whole genome shotgun sequence genome carries:
- a CDS encoding variable surface protein Vir27-like, truncated (encoded by transcript PVX_069190A), yielding KDDLEELESKFLYYNRFIEANELYCSNGFPYDEIKKKIKRYVNDDKISEELVNGICSFNIQKVGQFCNTLCDYFYYWIGDKIYNLVSNENDFTETINTLYTELSRYAKEDKCKCNSKHETNENFKKIKIAYDYSNDYETIKEHLETNNNMCDADYNKYLNNAVEAYNSVREDCNKDIQPQYCIQLTSFISDFFENTLSPLQCDLRNVHREVQRKHSSSSTEFSVLGDPPAIPPHEDMPEDGASISATTDTVMPEIKESISVPTDKYMSKIITNVSFPIGAASTMLLLYKFTPVGSFFRRNLGKNKVMDQTMNSSMIGAIGGYIYNNDQTYLGRHRYNLSYSPE